From a single Pongo pygmaeus isolate AG05252 chromosome 12, NHGRI_mPonPyg2-v2.0_pri, whole genome shotgun sequence genomic region:
- the ATRAID gene encoding all-trans retinoic acid-induced differentiation factor, with translation MAPHGPDSLTTLVPWAAALLLALGVEGALALPEICTQCPGSVQNLSKVALYCKTTRELMLHARCCLNQKGTILGLDLQNCSLEDPGPNFHQAHTTVIIDLQANPLKGDLANTFRGFTQLQTLILPQDVNCPGGINAWNTVTSYIDNQICQGQKNLCNNTGDPEMCPENGSCVPDGPGLLQCVCADGFHGYKCMRQGSFSLLMFFGILGSTTLSVSILLWGTQRRKAKTS, from the exons ATGGCGCCTCACGGCCCGGATAGTCTTACGACCCTGGTGCCCTGGGCTGCCGCCCTGCTCCTCGCTCTGGGCGTGGAAGGGGCTCTGGCGCTACCCGAG ATATGCACACAATGTCCAGGGAGTGTGCAAAATTTGTCAAAAGTGGCCCTTTATTGTAAAACGACACGAGAGCTAATGCTGCATGCCCGTTGCTGCCTGAATCAGAAGGGCACCATCTTGGG GCTGGATCTCCAGAACTGTTCTCTGGAGGACCCTGGTCCAAACTTTCATCAGGCACATACCACTGTCATCAT AGACCTGCAAGCAAACCCCCTCAAAGGTGACTTGGCCAACACCTTCCGTGGCTTTACTCAGCTCCAGACTCT GATACTGCCACAAGATGTCAACTGTCCTGGAGGAATTAATGCCTGGAATACTGTCACCTCTTATATAGACAACCAAATCTGTCAAGGGCAAAAGAACCTTTGCAATAACACTGGGGACCCAG AAATGTGTCCTGAGAATGGATCTTGTGTACCTGATGGTCCAGGTCTTTTGCAGTGTGTTTGTGCTGATGGTTTCCATGGATACAAGTGTATGCGCCAG GGCTCGTTCTCACTGCTTATGTTCTTCGGGATTCTGGGATCCACCACTCTATCCGTCTCCATTCTGCTTTGGGGGACCCAGCGCCGAAAAGCCAAGACTTCATGA